Proteins encoded in a region of the Trypanosoma brucei gambiense DAL972 chromosome 11, complete sequence genome:
- a CDS encoding calpain-like cysteine peptidase, putative, translated as MLTIPLPLSLVYFRTVPLITAFPCNYSACANDTERLPPFFLCLRTASRMSQRSRKVPTEGGVLSVNSGSGLAIWNELQIQQENWGGNLGLPAREPGAVVELASTEGKIVVSTDPEQRNIFKECILGLSGSVGDITCTDFEVNWKRPVEIFAPFRPLVHRNVTPFFDPYDTQRVIGSRVPAMTSPSRRADSKSSAAAIPLHIQFPEIVTTAEFPTPEAPATESLAFSEEGVVGQYRKVQPLTQAYDVGLELGCAATPAEACGSRYSTGLRRRLNQADAISRLSEPPPFVMDAFNTAIRFVESEQNILTKGNYLWELIHPHAPGTCHPVYNPYGKYVVRLFIDGYFRQVPIDDYLPVDALGRPFFSVTAQKEIWPALIAKALFVALGPNRHLLFTDSEAIIACLLGEWVPQRINPRTQPATACALLLNARKDQLYNDSDATHFSASQVLTPDEDKGVSVSTQEQCNTSPWVDNQINERPASQSKRASRLEASFANGANSPLSYDISVTNVPAVPETPVICAVGVLPHDMRKLYVIHKVVVFRDTLALKISTNPPSSIIEPKELTLDNKDEAVQGLLHHPSCGDLDQRGTGWAASQESAVASSAFWVTFEELAESLDIIIWRQLGQESPFTFNSRITYTDTSSHPRKKGAASAAAAATTVARQTVVRWMHISSKAPEQIAIVNLGGSASCRAASAVIGSPTPSLLAAAHQTPALSMMGSESSQLKALSGEGREVHLDLYRWDRGDVLCRAASFACEPSRLECMLHTVPAGSHVFRVTVVGLEPQEVVGLFSTRNFILGDEKEALRSANIFKMSDAGAHPGVEKPNEEVIWFKHRFAVKEPTIVSFVLSTLESGEELSMYRDMPGASGKESKGVKTRNTNVRLHSKEAAEGSPPRGAHAEIIPYCNVLLVDLDAGTSKRGAVGHLVRQRIEPNQRGYLVMAYALVEADSISFSLKPADLCADSPLEYGSPREKETNGLSPCGDKGPLTPFGVRPHLFSKGWWRLVVLSSVPLDSYRAIPKDTWSFAEKGQLKQGSNALLFSYACTVSDRTDITLLLDVHSQRPIPFHIKIFRAGVEGPPVFVSEECVNHLFVPHVAVDVPEKVKNVAYIIEAWLDKEKVEEWERMRRLSQELKFLLAAEAARVKAEMKQQKELQEYHEDPRAFKERLLNQEMGPVENLVPTPLREQMSVSSKKGRPSVDKRRTLSNAAPSRQTIVRTSVTPSTPASAVAVHIDSIDPELVVTYDLRLYFSAKTDVKCVATGKDPLTTMRGLWVPPIDPLFGEAPPLSGGRSGGQRGKQKDSSPSPEELYKADQGRLSRQNFLENPRNLLFPYLPQGEKIRGVEESAPNALASTPSIALVVGVEDEPNFLHAPILDESAHRVQHFSLYATEVVPPTHGSPTQSASGVPFLRTRSPNGRIAAPTFGNNPPPTDDDALAIELKTPVNEVCLWLGEELRRQEERRAECRNGIKTLMREYWETRKPGAAVLALPHAREDEGNKRPRPRSKMSS; from the coding sequence ATGTTAACTATCCCACTACCTTTGTCCCTTGTTTATTTTCGCACTGTACCCCTCATTACTGCGTTTCCTTGCAATTATTCCGCCTGCGCGAACGACACCGAAcgtcttccccccttttttctttgccttcgCACAGCTTCACGCATGTCACAAAGATCGAGGAAAGTTCCCACGGAAGGTGGTGTTTTATCTGTTAACAGCGGAAGCGGTCTTGCAATATGGAACGAATTACAGATACAACAGGAAAATTGGGGCGGTAATTTGGGTTTGCCGGCGAGGGAGCCCGGTGCCGTAGTGGAACTCGCCAGCACAGAAGGGAAAATTGTAGTGTCGACTGATCCGGAGCAGCGTAACATTTTCAAGGAGTGTATTTTGGGTTTGAGTGGTTCTGTAGGGGATATCACGTGTACAGATTTCGAGGTGAATTGGAAGCGACCGGTGGAGATATTCGCTCCGTTTCGCCCTCTAGTGCACCGTAATGTgactcccttttttgatcCGTACGATACGCAGCGGGTGATTGGTAGTAGGGTTCCAGCTATGACGTCTCCTTCACGAAGGGCGGATTCAAAATCAAGTGCGGCAGCAATTCCTTTGCACATTCAGTTCCCTGAGATTGTGACGACCGCAGAGTTTCCCACTCCTGAAGCCCCTGCCACTGAATCACTGGCTTTCTCTGAGGAGGGGGTTGTTGGGCAATACCGCAAGGTACAACCTCTAACGCAGGCTTATGATGTCGGCCTTGAATTGGGTTGCGCAGCAACGCCTGCGGAGGCTTGCGGGTCGCGCTACAGCACGGGCCTTCGCCGCCGGCTTAACCAAGCGGATGCTATTTCTCGCTTGTCAGAACCTCCACCGTTTGTGATGGACGCTTTCAACACTGCAATCCGATTTGTTGAGAGTGAACAGAACATCTTAACGAAGGGGAACTACTTGTGGGAGCTGATCCACCCACATGCCCCAGGGACGTGCCACCCGGTTTACAACCCATATGGAAAATACGTTGTTCGACTTTTCATTGACGGCTACTTTCGTCAAGTGCCGATTGATGACTATCTCCCCGTGGATGCTCTTGGTCGGCCATTTTTCAGCGTTACggcgcaaaaagaaatttggcCGGCACTCATCGCGAAGGCTCTCTTCGTGGCTTTGGGCCCAAACAGACATTTACTCTTTACTGACTCGGAGGCCATCATCGCATGTTTGTTAGGTGAATGGGTGCCGCAGCGTATTAACCCTCGAACTCAACCCGCAACAGCATGTGCACTGTTATTGAATGCCCGAAAAGATCAGTTGTACAACGACAGTGACGCGACGCACTTCTCGGCGTCCCAGGTGCTCACTCCGGACGAGGATAAGGGTGTTTCAGTGAGCACACAAGAACAGTGTAACACATCTCCTTGGGTGGATAACCAAATTAATGAGAGACCGGCTAGCCAAAGTAAGCGGGCGTCAAGACTGGAGGCATCCTTTGCAAACGGCGCGAACAGTCCCTTGAGTTACGACATATCGGTTACTAACGTTCCAGCCGTTCCTGAGACTCCGGttatttgtgctgttggagTTCTGCCACATGACATGCGGAAATTGTACGTAATACACAAAGTAGTTGTTTTTCGGGATACCCTGGCCCTGAAAATTTCGACGAACCCACCATCAAGCATTATAGAACCGAAGGAGCTCACACTAGATAATAAAGACGAGGCAGTGCAGGGCTTGCTGCACCATCCATCTTGCGGTGATTTGGATCAAAGGGGAACCGGTTGGGCGGCATCTCAAGAATCAGCGGTGGCGTCATCCGCGTTTTGGGTCACCTTTGAGGAATTGGCAGAGTCACTAGACATAATAATTTGGCGGCAACTAGGTCAAGAGAGTCCATTTACATTTAATAGTCGAATTACCTATACAGATACTTCAAGTCATCCCAGGAAAAAGGGTGCCGCTTCTGCTGCAGCCGCTGCAACTACTGTGGCACGACAGACTGTCGTTCGGTGGATGCACATATCATCCAAAGCCCCAGAGCAGATTGCCATTGTTAATCTTGGGGGAAGCGCATCATGTCGTGCTGCAAGTGCTGTAATTGGTTCTCCCACCCCTTCTTTGTTGGCTGCGGCGCACCAAACTCCGGCGCTGTCGATGATGGGGAGCGAATCGAGCCAGCTGAAAGCATTATCGGGAGAAGGGAGGGAGGTGCATCTCGATTTGTACAGGTGGGATCGAGGTGATGTGTTATGTCGTGCGGCCTCTTTTGCGTGCGAACCGAGTAGGCTAGAATGCATGCTCCACACTGTACCGGCCGGTTCACATGTGTTTCGCGTGACGGTTGTTGGACTAGAACCCCAGGAAGTAGTAGGCCTGTTTTCGACACGGAATTTTATACTAGGAGACGAAAAAGAAGCTCTTCGCTCAGCTAATATATTCAAAATGAGTGATGCAGGTGCTCATCCCGGGGTGGAAAAACCCAATGAAGAAGTTATATGGTTTAAGCACCGCTTTGCGGTGAAGGAACCAACAATTGTCTCCTTTGTTTTGAGCACGCTCGAAAGCGGTGAAGAGCTTTCGATGTACCGAGATATGCCTGGGGCTAGCGGGAAAGAGTCGAAGGGAGTTAAAACGCGCAACACAAACGTAAGGTTACATTCAAAGGAGGCTGCCGAGGGTTCCCCCCCGCGGGGGGCGCACGCAGAAATTATACCGTACTGCAACGTTTTGTTGGTGGATTTGGACGCGGGTACTTCAAAGCGTGGGGCGGTAGGCCATCTCGTGCGGCAGCGTATTGAACCCAATCAGAGGGGATATCTTGTTATGGCCTATGCGTTGGTTGAGGCGGACTCCATCTCATTTTCGTTGAAACCGGCAGATTTGTGTGCCGACTCTCCTTTAGAATATGGCTCGCCACGTGAGAAGGAAACCAATGGTCTCTCTCCATGCGGCGACAAAGGCCCCTTAACCCCCTTTGGAGTGAGACCGCATCTCTTTTCAAAGGGATGGTGGCGGCTTGTGGTGCTTTCTAGCGTTCCATTAGATTCATACAGGGCAATACCCAAAGACACGTGGTCGTTTGCTGAAAAGGGGCAACTTAAGCAAGGATCTAACGCCCTGCTCTTTTCCTACGCATGCACCGTGTCGGATCGTACGGATATTACTTTACTTCTTGATGTTCACTCACAGAGACCCATTCCGTTTCATATCAAGATATTTCGTGCCGGTGTTGAAGGTCCACCAGTGTTTGTCTCCGAGGAGTGTGTTAACCACCTCTTTGTCCCACACGTTGCTGTGGACGTTCctgaaaaggtgaaaaacgTCGCGTATATTATCGAGGCGTGGTTAGATAAGGAGAAGGTGGAGGAGTGGGAGCGTATGCGTCGTCTGTCTCAGGAGTTAAAGTTTCTGCTTGCGGCTGAAGCAGCCAGAGTGAAGGCGGAAATGAAGCAACAGAAGGAGCTTCAGGAGTATCATGAGGATCCTCGTGCTTTTAAAGAACGTCTTTTGAATCAAGAGATGGGACCGGTCGAGAACCTTGTTCCAACTCCTTTAAGGGAACAAATGTCAGTGTCGTCTAAAAAAGGTCGACCATCTGTAGATAAGCGCAGGACGCTGAGTAACGCTGCGCCCAGTAGGCAAACGATTGTGAGGACCTCTGTAACACCCTCCACGCCAGCCAGTGCCGTCGCCGTCCACATCGATTCTATTGATCCTGAGCTTGTGGTAACTTATGACCTCAGGCTCTATTTTTCCGCAAAAACTGATGTCAAGTGTGTGGCCACTGGTAAGGATCCTCTGACGACTATGCGGGGCCTTTGGGTTCCACCAATTGATCCTCTTTTTGGGGAAGCCCCTCCGCTCTCCGGTGGTCGCTCGGGAGGGCAGCGTGGGAAGCAGAAGGATTCTTCTCCATCTCCTGAAGAATTATACAAGGCGGATCAGGGCCGTTTGAGCCGTCAAAATTTTCTTGAAAATCCCAGGAACCTCCTTTTTCCATATCTTCCACAGGGTGAAAAGATACGAGGGGTTGAGGAGAGCGCGCCGAACGCATTAGCAAGCACCCCTTCCATAGCGTTAGTGGTTGGGGTAGAGGATGAGCCCAACTTTTTGCATGCCCCTATTTTGGATGAATCAGCCCATCGTGTTCAACATTTCTCTCTGTACGCTACGGAAGTGGTACCACCAACGCACGGTTCACCAACGCAGAGCGCTTCCGGTGTTCCTTTTCTGCGAACTCGGTCCCCCAACGGCCGAATTGCAGCGCCAACCTTTGGGAACAATCCGCCTCCGACGGATGATGACGCTCTTGCAATTGAACTGAAGACGCCAGTAAACGAAGTGTGTTTGTGGCTTGGTGAGGAACTCAGGCGACAAGAGGAAAGACGTGCGGAATGCAGAAATGGAATAAAAACCCTAATGCGCGAATATTGGGAAACTCGAAAACCCGGAGCCGCAGTACTGGCGCTTCCCC